Proteins from a single region of Amblyomma americanum isolate KBUSLIRL-KWMA chromosome 10, ASM5285725v1, whole genome shotgun sequence:
- the LOC144108324 gene encoding uncharacterized protein LOC144108324 has translation MPEAGRSRFLCVECGYTTDVSTHLKDHQRTHSGELPFRCTQCNKSFARRCSLVQHLRIHTGERPYRCTHCSKDFTVSSDLARHLRIHTGERPYRCTHCSKDFIVSSDLARHLRIHTGERPYQCVHCSKNFTGSSHLKVHLRIHTGEKPYRCKLCPMAFTNSGNLSRHVGSPSSHVIDEVQLSTLAICVKTLRQDMFLAFCSWCSAVRSDVSTHLKDHQRTHSGERPFRCTQCNKSFARRCSLVQHLRIHTGERPYRCTHCSKDFTVSSDLARHLRIHTGERPYRCAHCSKDFIVSSDLARHLRIHTGKRPYRCTHCSKDFIVSSDLARHLRTHTGERPYQCVHCSKDFTGSSHLKVHLRIHTGEKPYRCKLCPMAFTNSGNLSRHVQRTHTHKKP, from the exons ATGCCAGAAGCAGGAAGATCTCGTTTCCTGTGCGTTGAGTGTGGCTACACCACAGATGTTAGCACACACTTGAAAGACCACCAGAGGACACACTCCGGAGAGCTTCCCTTCCGGTGCACCCAATGCAACAAAAGTTTCGCTCGCAGGTGCAGCCTAGTGCAGCATCTTcgcatccacacaggcgagaggccgtaccgatgcacacattgcagcaaggactTCACTGTGAGCAGCGACCTGGCACGGcatcttcgtatccacacaggcgagaggccataccgatgcacacattgcagcaaggactTCATTGTGAGCAGCGACCTGGCACGGcatcttcgtatccacacaggcgagaggccataccaaTGCGTTCATTGCAGCAAAAACTTCACTGGGAGCAGTCACCTGAAAGTGcatcttcgtatccacacaggcgagaagccataCCGATGCAAGCTATGCCCCATGGCTTTTACAAACAGTGGAAACCTGAGTCGTCAT gtTGGAAGCCCGTCTTCACACGTTATTGATGAAGTTCAATTGTCCACTTTAGCTATCTGTGTTAAAACTCTCCGGCAAGACATGTTCCTTGCCTTCTGTTCTTGGTGCAGTGCAGTGCGTTCAG ATGTTAGCACACACTTGAAAGACCACCAGAGGACACACTCCGGAGAGCGCCCCTTCCGGTGCACCCAATGCAACAAAAGTTTCGCTCGCAGGTGCAGCCTAGTGCAGCATCTTcgcatccacacaggcgagaggccgtaccgatgcacacattgcagcaaggactTCACTGTGAGCAGCGACCTGGCACGGcatcttcgtatccacacaggcgagaggccgtaccgatgcgcacattgcagcaaggaCTTCATTGTGAGCAGCGACCTGGCACGGCATCTTCGCATCCACACAGGCAAGAGGCCATACCgatgcacacattgcagcaaggactTCATTGTGAGCAGCGACCTGGCACGGCATCTTCGTACCCACACAGGCGAAAGGCCATACCAATGCGTTCATTGCAGCAAAGACTTCACTGGGAGCAGTCACCTGAAAGTGcatcttcgtatccacacaggcgagaagccataCCGATGCAAGCTATGCCCCATGGCTTTTACAAACAGTGGAAACCTGAGTCGTCATGTGCAAAGAACCCACACCCACAAAAAACCATAG